In the genome of Candidatus Lernaella stagnicola, one region contains:
- a CDS encoding ATP synthase F0 subunit C — protein sequence MKKTVILMGIVAFSIVLFAGVALAQDGEKLDTGVKSMIALSCGLGIAIAAFGGALAQGRAAAAAIEGIARNPGAYNKVFTPMILGLALIESLVIYSLLISLILVFKL from the coding sequence ATGAAAAAGACCGTCATTCTTATGGGCATCGTAGCTTTCTCCATCGTACTGTTCGCGGGTGTGGCGTTGGCGCAGGACGGAGAGAAGCTGGACACCGGTGTGAAAAGCATGATCGCCCTAAGCTGTGGTCTGGGTATCGCGATTGCCGCGTTTGGTGGCGCCCTTGCACAGGGCCGTGCCGCCGCCGCCGCGATCGAAGGTATCGCCCGGAATCCCGGCGCCTACAACAAGGTCTTCACCCCGATGATCCTCGGCCTCGCATTGATCGAGTCCTTGGTCATTTACAGCTTGCTGATCAGTCTGATTTTGGTCTTCAAGCTCTAG